From Archaeoglobus sulfaticallidus PM70-1:
CATTTCTGATCAAAAAATAAAAATTAGGAACCGAACCATTTCTCATAAATCTTGTCGTATGTTCCATCCTTCTTTATCTCTTCAAGTGCCTTGTTTATCGCTTCGAGCAGTCCCTTGTTATCCTTGTTTACAGCTATACCGTAGTACTCAGGTTCGAACTCTGGATCCTCAACAACCCGGTAAACCTTTGGATCCTTCTTAACTGCCAGATATGCAACGAAGTTGTCGATAATAGCAGCGTCAGCATCTCCCTTCTGTATAGCCATCAAAGCCTCTGGTGTACCTTCGAACCTTATTATCTCCAGGTTAATGCCCTTCTCCTTCAGCCTCTCTGCAGCGAAGTCTCCAGTTGTTCCCTGCTGAACGGCAACCTTCTTCCCGTCGAGATCCTTAACACTCTGGATGCTCGTATCATCAGCCCTTGTGATTATAACCTGCTTGGCCTCGAAGTATGGCTCACTGAAATCAACCTGCTTGGCCCTCTCTTCAGTTATGGTCATTGCAGAGCAGATTACATCGTATTTCTTTGATAGCAGTCCTGGAATTATGCCATCCCATGCAGTGTTAACGAACTTAACCTCCAAACCAAGCCTCTTCGCTATCTCGGTCATCAGATCTATATCAAATCCAGCATACTTTCCTGTTTTCTCATCCGTGAACTCAAATGGTGGATATGCTATGTCGCTTCCAACTGTGAGCATGCCTTCCGTAACGAGGTAGTACTTAGGTATCTCATTCTCGGCTGGCGTCTGTGTGGGAGCCGGCGTCTGCTTCGGTGTCTCCGACTGTGTGCATCCGGCAAAGCCGATTGCTATTAACAGCACCACTACAACAAACCACATTTTCTTCATTATTTCACCCCAGGCTTTCAAAAATTGAATAATATTTTAGTCTTTCGAATGTGAACTGTTCACGATCTCTTTAATATTGATAAAAATCTATTAAGTCAAATAATTTAGACAGGCCAATACAAAAGAGAGAGTCGATAAAACTCAAATAAAACGCTCTAAGATCTCCTTTACACTGGTTGGTCTCAGATTCGATGAAGAAATCGTAGCCTTGAACATCTTCAAATTATCTCCAGAAAGATAGTTGGAGTAAATGCTGTTTGGCATCATTGCACCCTCATCTGGCGCTGTGTCAGAATACATGACCTTTAGCCTCACAGCCCTCCCCCCACTTTCAACCTCAACAACATCACCCTCTTTAAAGCCCATTTTCTTCGCGTACTCTGGATTTAAGAACAGAACTGCTGAAAGTTTCTCGAACTCCTCTTCATCTTTCTCTGCTGTAGCCTGATGTGAGTTTCTCGCAACTACAACATCCACAACAGCTCTCTTGATGAATTTCCCGAACTTCATCAGATCCCCTCCAGTATCCTCTTCAGAATAGAAATATCGCTTACATCACCCTCTTTTAGCGGTTCAACCTCAATCCTTACTCCATCACTTCTAACCATAGTTCCTCCCTGATCATAGCCAGTTATAGCCGAAGGCAAAACAACATCAGCTGTTCTAGCTGTAAAGGTGTTCTTGGGGTCAATCACAATCTTCTTTATTTTTGAGAGCTTTCTGGCAACCTCAAAGGGCAGCGAGTTCAGTGGATCCGTTCCGATGATTAGTGCCGTGTCTATTTCATCGTTCAAAATCAGGTTTTTGAACTCAAAATCTTTTGAAGCTTTTCCTTCTCTGAATGAATATCTGTTCACAAAACCCGTTTTCTCAAACATGAGCTCGTTGAACCCTCTCATGTTTGCATGGAATCCTGCTGGCAGGAAGTACACGTTCGAGATCTCGTTCATCTTATTAACCATCTCCAGAAATCTGCTGTAGTCTGAGTTCAAACCATACTTAAGCCCCAGTCCTCCGAAGATTACATTGAAGTCGGCTCTTTTCATTTCACTGATTATTCTCGAAACATCCTTGAAATAGTTTCCAGCCTTTCCATCCAAAGCTGAGATGAAGCCGTCAATTAACTCGAGATCGTTATTGACCTGGATGAACCTTGCATTCTTCTTTGCGAGCTTTGCAGTATGGCTTTTTCTAACATCCACAACAACCAGAAACCTGTCCTCTTCATATCCTCTCTGTCTCTTTCCAGCCCTAGGGTAATATGTGTAGAGAGAGAGATGCCTTGAGAGGCTGTTGTATGGATCGGTACCCCAGTAAAATATCACATACGCGTTCTTCT
This genomic window contains:
- a CDS encoding basic amino acid ABC transporter substrate-binding protein, whose amino-acid sequence is MKKMWFVVVVLLIAIGFAGCTQSETPKQTPAPTQTPAENEIPKYYLVTEGMLTVGSDIAYPPFEFTDEKTGKYAGFDIDLMTEIAKRLGLEVKFVNTAWDGIIPGLLSKKYDVICSAMTITEERAKQVDFSEPYFEAKQVIITRADDTSIQSVKDLDGKKVAVQQGTTGDFAAERLKEKGINLEIIRFEGTPEALMAIQKGDADAAIIDNFVAYLAVKKDPKVYRVVEDPEFEPEYYGIAVNKDNKGLLEAINKALEEIKKDGTYDKIYEKWFGS
- a CDS encoding molybdopterin dinucleotide binding domain-containing protein, translated to MKFGKFIKRAVVDVVVARNSHQATAEKDEEEFEKLSAVLFLNPEYAKKMGFKEGDVVEVESGGRAVRLKVMYSDTAPDEGAMMPNSIYSNYLSGDNLKMFKATISSSNLRPTSVKEILERFI
- a CDS encoding formylmethanofuran dehydrogenase subunit B, with the protein product MVTCAGCSCLCTDIVVKDKVFNACRRGASIFRNAENNKAKPKVDGKEVDFDTALNKAIELISNSKNLAVYGLDTVPLEAQELAIKLAEKKEAFIDDNSSFCLGDFVEMILKKEIPTTTLDEVKKNAYVIFYWGTDPYNSLSRHLSLYTYYPRAGKRQRGYEEDRFLVVVDVRKSHTAKLAKKNARFIQVNNDLELIDGFISALDGKAGNYFKDVSRIISEMKRADFNVIFGGLGLKYGLNSDYSRFLEMVNKMNEISNVYFLPAGFHANMRGFNELMFEKTGFVNRYSFREGKASKDFEFKNLILNDEIDTALIIGTDPLNSLPFEVARKLSKIKKIVIDPKNTFTARTADVVLPSAITGYDQGGTMVRSDGVRIEVEPLKEGDVSDISILKRILEGI